The Impatiens glandulifera chromosome 8, dImpGla2.1, whole genome shotgun sequence genome includes a window with the following:
- the LOC124912485 gene encoding kirola-like, with product MANTDLQKLVNQVEIKSDGDVFHEIFRERPHHISTMSPSLIQNVDIHDGHDWGTVGSIIYWNYTHDGKEKVAKDIIREINEEKKLVKYEIVDGDIKEHYKTFFATVHVDTEGENNLVTWTFEYEKLNEDVEDPTSLMDFCITLTKDIETHHLSPTK from the exons ATGGCTAATACTGATTTACAGAAGTTGGTGAATCAAGTGGAGATCAAATCGGACGGTGATGTATTTCATGAAATATTCAGGGAAAGGCCTCACCACATCTCCACCATGTCTCCTTCATTGATTCAAAACGTGGATATTCACGATGGTCATGATTGGGGAACTGTTGGATCTATCATCTACTGGAATTACACTCAtg ATGGTAAGGAGAAGGTGGCAAAGGAtataataagagaaataaatgaggAGAAGAAATTGGTGAAGTATGAAATTGTAGATGGTGATATAAAAGAACATTACAAAACATTTTTTGCCACTGTTCATGTAGACACTGAGGGTGAGAATAATCTTGTTACATGGACATTTGAATATGAGAAATTGAACGAGGATGTAGAGGATCCCACCTCCCTCATGGATTTTTGCATTACTTTGACAAAGGATATCGAGACTCATCATCTGTCGCcaactaaataa